In one window of Bemisia tabaci chromosome 4, PGI_BMITA_v3 DNA:
- the LOC109031181 gene encoding uncharacterized protein, with translation MKVVLLLGFVALAAVYIQPSEACEECKSCWNYKHCEITEFPWIVRRWFAVFITRVTLNNFWGKGKSCGMFNKCSNKVCGCVGLDVGRIEGRILQGQWFSLNRKTHVQFMRRYWAVVHENNAEMTFFLAAQATWKVPAIVVKRVFCDECGKVKNVKTYVVPDAEVKVKMVSVEVRAIILVMKIKFRILLLCNGLKGIVSNKPFVLVLTTMPFPSKGETWKEVNNALYHFNIDPHKMKFLRHEFCIYPPFDWCNSWVAPKNNDCNICKMP, from the exons ATGAAAGTGGTGTTGCTGTTGGGGTTTGTGGCCCTTGCCGCGGTGTACATCCAACCGAGCGAGGCATGTGAAGAGTGTAAATCATGTTGGAATTACAAACACTGTGAAATAACCGAGTTTCCC TGGATTGTGAGGAGGTGGTTTGCCGTTTTCATCACCAGAGTGACCCTCAACAATTTCTGGGGTAAAGGGAAGTCTTGCGGCATGTTTA ACAAATGTTCGAACAAGGTTTGCGGCTGTGTTGGATTAGACGTTGGCCGTATCGAAGGGCGGATATTGCAAGGACAGTGGTTCTCCCTCAACAGGAA GACTCACGTACAGTTTATGCGTCGATACTGGGCCGTTGTTCACGAAAACAATGCTGAGATGACCTTCTTCTTAGCCGCCC AGGCCACGTGGAAAGTGCCGGCGATAGTAGTGAAAAGAGTTTTCTGTGATGAATgtggaaaagttaaaaacgtAAAAACGTACGTTGTACCGGACGCAGAAGTGAAAGTGAAAATgg TATCCGTCGAGGTTAGAGCTATCATACTTGTCATGAAGATAAAGTTTAGGATATTGCTGCTGTGTAATGGCCTCAAAGGAATTGTCA GCAACAAGCCGTTCGTTCTTGTGTTGACCACGATGCCGTTCCCGAGTAAGGGCGAGACGTGGAAAGAAGTAAACAACGCTCTGTACCACTTCAACATCGACCCGCACAAGATGAAGTTCCTGAGACACGAATTCTGCATCTATCCGCCCTTCGATTGGTGCAACTCCTGGGTCGCGCCTAAAAACAACGACTGCAACATTTGCAAAATGCCGTAG